One Neoarius graeffei isolate fNeoGra1 chromosome 16, fNeoGra1.pri, whole genome shotgun sequence DNA segment encodes these proteins:
- the smcr8a gene encoding guanine nucleotide exchange protein smcr8a isoform X2: protein MIGSPDVVALTKDDDFGDSFPDPCLLPEEFSVPLFPHANANPWLKTSYAKFPKDFILISEFSEQVGPQPLLTIPDDPKVCGTFDLNYFSLRIMSVDYQASFVGHPPGTSYPKLNFVEDSKVVLGDSKEGAFAYVHHLTLYDLEARGFVRPFCMAYISADERKIMQQFQLLSSGFSRASECLKSGNRKAFASELEKKLRDLEYTRSVLHKETELQKTSSGCYSTQVIEKANELANVEKSIYEHKDLLRQITSYPNSKRSSTDQVQCEPENRANTRTVDHTLSSNHSGNGDTHVETESGSQPPTYIPQFIKAKSAKCFDKRLKTLEELCESNFFLQTMEHLKAIEKAFRGDLCFIYTSQIDRALSSKQKITNFLFEAERDDDEEGSSSTRNFYDPNHTAHHVSSNFSGERMNLESYTAYVERSPNKLGLETMEGPPESSTSDVTQETSEDANDTEMKGSFSSDRSIEAFVNLSPANPDGFSRRNTSVACTVTPSEGENVSPVAKTSSSLERESDLNYGEVFETGHLVQMDTACCMGQDGFIFEEPLPEPVQEYCEDTVVKREPLSLLQRDPSLQVDYVLGESLLTVPSPSLVLTLPELNPSSLSEEMVKMNVEDVSDNGSYMSTSTSSDRAASPFTYGSPITLKHKKKAGHSALRFIRQYPFAQQAIFCLLSGRTLVVLGADEGTVRKLVNALLIFMPNLGKYGEAVQPWLSTSFQLSDLQRWKLIGLQRCSSFLLQSKDVF, encoded by the exons ATGATCGGATCTCCAGATGTGGTGGCATTGACCAAAGATGATGATTTTGGAGATTCGTTCCCAGATCCGTGTTTGCTCCCAGAGGAGTTTTCTGTGCCTTTGTTTCCTCATGCAAATGCCAATCCATGGTTAAAAACATCCTATGCAAAATTTCCCAAGGATTTCATCCTTATCTCTGAGTTTTCAGAGCAGGTTGGACCACAGCCATTACTCACAATTCCAGATGATCCCAAAGTGTGTGGGACGTTTGACCTCAATTACTTCTCTCTGCGCATCATGTCTGTGGACTACCAGGCTTCGTTCGTGGGACATCCTCCAGGCACAAGCTACCCCAAGCTCAATTTCGTCGAGGACTCCAAAGTCGTCCTTGGTGATTCGAAGGAAGGGGCGTTTGCCTACGTGCATCACTTGACCCTCTATGATTTGGAGGCGCGTGGCTTCGTACGTCCTTTTTGCATGGCTTATATTTCAGCAGATGAGCGAAAGATCATGCAGCAGTTCCAGCTGCTGTCGTCTGGCTTTTCCAGGGCTTCCGAATGCTTGAAATCAGGGAATAGAAAGGCCTTTGCGAGTGAATTGGAGAAGAAACTGAGAGACCTGGAATATACGAGATCCGTGCTGCACAAAGAAACCGAGCTGCAGAAAACGAGCAGCGGCTGTTATTCCACACAGGTTATCGAGAAAGCTAATGAACTGGCAAACGTGGAAAAATCTATCTATGAACATAAAGATTTGCTGAGGCAGATTACATCATATCCTAACAGTAAAAGAAGCAGCACTGATCAAGTGCAGTGTGAGCCTGAAAATAGAGCTAACACACGGACAGTAGACCACACACTGTCTTCTAATCATTCCGGAAATGGGGATACTCATGTGGAAACGGAAAGTGGTAGTCAGCCCCCGACTTACATCCCTCAGTTTATTAAAGCTAAATCTGCGAAATGTTTTGATAAACGCCTAAAAACCCTCGAAGAACTTTGTGAATCAAACTTTTTCCTTCAGACCATGGAACACCTGAAGGCAATCGAAAAGGCGTTTAGAGGTGATCTTTGCTTTATTTACACCAGCCAGATTGACCGGGCTCTCTCGAGCAAACAGAAGATCACCAATTTTCTTTTTGAGGCGGAACGAGACGATGATGAAGAGGGCAGCTCTTCTACCAGGAATTTTTATGACCCAAACCATACCGCACATCATGTTTCATCCAACTTCTCTGGTGAGCGAATGAACCTTGAGTCATACACCGCTTATGTTGAGAGAAGTCCGAATAAGCTGGGACTCGAAACGATGGAAGGACCTCCAGAGTCCAGTACCTCGGACGTTACACAGGAAACCTCAGAAGATGCTAATGACACCGAAATGAAAGGGAGTTTCAGCAGTGACCGGAGTATCGAGGCATTTGTAAACCTCAGTCCAGCAAATCCTGATGGTTTTTCAAGGAGAAACACCAGTGTGGCTTGTACAGTAACCCCATCTGAAGGAGAAAACGTTTCACCTGTTGCAAAGACATCATCCTCACTAGAACGTGAATCAGACCTGAATTACGGTGAAGTGTTTGAAACTGGACATCTAGTACAAATGGACACAGCGTGTTGTATGGGACAGGATGGTTTTATCTTTGAGGAGCCTTTGCCTGAACCGGTACAAGAATACTGTGAGGACACCGTTGTCAAGCGCGAGCCTCTGTCCCTGCTTCAGAGGGACCCTTCTCTGCAAGTGGACTATGTCTTAGGAGAGTCATTGCTGACCGTCCCAAGTCCCAGTCTGGTGTTGACGCTTCCTGAACTCAACCCCAGCTCTCTGTCTGAGGAGATGGTTAAAATGAACGTGGAAGATGTTTCCGACAACGGCAGTTACATgagcacctccaccagctctgacCGAGCAGCCTCACCTTTCACCTATGGCAGTCCCATCACGCTGAAGCACAAGAAGAAGGCAGGCCACAGTGCTCTGCGCTTCATCAGGCAGTACCCCTTTGCTCAGCAAGCCATCTTCTGCCTTCTGAGTGGAAGAACACTTGTGGTTCTGGGAGCTGACGAAGGCACAGTCAGGAAGCTGGTGAACGCCTTGCTGATTTTCATGCCAAACCTTGGCAAGTATGGCGAAGCAGTGCAGCCCTGGCTTTCCACATCTTTTCAGCTGAGTGACCTTCAGAGATGGAAACTCATTGGGTTGCAGAG gtgctccagtttcctcctacagtccaaagacgtgttttag
- the smcr8a gene encoding guanine nucleotide exchange protein smcr8a isoform X1 yields MIGSPDVVALTKDDDFGDSFPDPCLLPEEFSVPLFPHANANPWLKTSYAKFPKDFILISEFSEQVGPQPLLTIPDDPKVCGTFDLNYFSLRIMSVDYQASFVGHPPGTSYPKLNFVEDSKVVLGDSKEGAFAYVHHLTLYDLEARGFVRPFCMAYISADERKIMQQFQLLSSGFSRASECLKSGNRKAFASELEKKLRDLEYTRSVLHKETELQKTSSGCYSTQVIEKANELANVEKSIYEHKDLLRQITSYPNSKRSSTDQVQCEPENRANTRTVDHTLSSNHSGNGDTHVETESGSQPPTYIPQFIKAKSAKCFDKRLKTLEELCESNFFLQTMEHLKAIEKAFRGDLCFIYTSQIDRALSSKQKITNFLFEAERDDDEEGSSSTRNFYDPNHTAHHVSSNFSGERMNLESYTAYVERSPNKLGLETMEGPPESSTSDVTQETSEDANDTEMKGSFSSDRSIEAFVNLSPANPDGFSRRNTSVACTVTPSEGENVSPVAKTSSSLERESDLNYGEVFETGHLVQMDTACCMGQDGFIFEEPLPEPVQEYCEDTVVKREPLSLLQRDPSLQVDYVLGESLLTVPSPSLVLTLPELNPSSLSEEMVKMNVEDVSDNGSYMSTSTSSDRAASPFTYGSPITLKHKKKAGHSALRFIRQYPFAQQAIFCLLSGRTLVVLGADEGTVRKLVNALLIFMPNLGKYGEAVQPWLSTSFQLSDLQRWKLIGLQRVVSPAGSSLLHSLSRYSRYIGILDCDNKTLRCPSYKGTLIGHMADHRTQIKRGSTYYLHVQSVLTQLTAKAFLYTFCHHLHLPISTDQDADSVVLRRTNFLLQLGYTEEESKIIRFLSELIKQHYLQGPLKGVSQNYFSFSYTTSYLYKI; encoded by the exons ATGATCGGATCTCCAGATGTGGTGGCATTGACCAAAGATGATGATTTTGGAGATTCGTTCCCAGATCCGTGTTTGCTCCCAGAGGAGTTTTCTGTGCCTTTGTTTCCTCATGCAAATGCCAATCCATGGTTAAAAACATCCTATGCAAAATTTCCCAAGGATTTCATCCTTATCTCTGAGTTTTCAGAGCAGGTTGGACCACAGCCATTACTCACAATTCCAGATGATCCCAAAGTGTGTGGGACGTTTGACCTCAATTACTTCTCTCTGCGCATCATGTCTGTGGACTACCAGGCTTCGTTCGTGGGACATCCTCCAGGCACAAGCTACCCCAAGCTCAATTTCGTCGAGGACTCCAAAGTCGTCCTTGGTGATTCGAAGGAAGGGGCGTTTGCCTACGTGCATCACTTGACCCTCTATGATTTGGAGGCGCGTGGCTTCGTACGTCCTTTTTGCATGGCTTATATTTCAGCAGATGAGCGAAAGATCATGCAGCAGTTCCAGCTGCTGTCGTCTGGCTTTTCCAGGGCTTCCGAATGCTTGAAATCAGGGAATAGAAAGGCCTTTGCGAGTGAATTGGAGAAGAAACTGAGAGACCTGGAATATACGAGATCCGTGCTGCACAAAGAAACCGAGCTGCAGAAAACGAGCAGCGGCTGTTATTCCACACAGGTTATCGAGAAAGCTAATGAACTGGCAAACGTGGAAAAATCTATCTATGAACATAAAGATTTGCTGAGGCAGATTACATCATATCCTAACAGTAAAAGAAGCAGCACTGATCAAGTGCAGTGTGAGCCTGAAAATAGAGCTAACACACGGACAGTAGACCACACACTGTCTTCTAATCATTCCGGAAATGGGGATACTCATGTGGAAACGGAAAGTGGTAGTCAGCCCCCGACTTACATCCCTCAGTTTATTAAAGCTAAATCTGCGAAATGTTTTGATAAACGCCTAAAAACCCTCGAAGAACTTTGTGAATCAAACTTTTTCCTTCAGACCATGGAACACCTGAAGGCAATCGAAAAGGCGTTTAGAGGTGATCTTTGCTTTATTTACACCAGCCAGATTGACCGGGCTCTCTCGAGCAAACAGAAGATCACCAATTTTCTTTTTGAGGCGGAACGAGACGATGATGAAGAGGGCAGCTCTTCTACCAGGAATTTTTATGACCCAAACCATACCGCACATCATGTTTCATCCAACTTCTCTGGTGAGCGAATGAACCTTGAGTCATACACCGCTTATGTTGAGAGAAGTCCGAATAAGCTGGGACTCGAAACGATGGAAGGACCTCCAGAGTCCAGTACCTCGGACGTTACACAGGAAACCTCAGAAGATGCTAATGACACCGAAATGAAAGGGAGTTTCAGCAGTGACCGGAGTATCGAGGCATTTGTAAACCTCAGTCCAGCAAATCCTGATGGTTTTTCAAGGAGAAACACCAGTGTGGCTTGTACAGTAACCCCATCTGAAGGAGAAAACGTTTCACCTGTTGCAAAGACATCATCCTCACTAGAACGTGAATCAGACCTGAATTACGGTGAAGTGTTTGAAACTGGACATCTAGTACAAATGGACACAGCGTGTTGTATGGGACAGGATGGTTTTATCTTTGAGGAGCCTTTGCCTGAACCGGTACAAGAATACTGTGAGGACACCGTTGTCAAGCGCGAGCCTCTGTCCCTGCTTCAGAGGGACCCTTCTCTGCAAGTGGACTATGTCTTAGGAGAGTCATTGCTGACCGTCCCAAGTCCCAGTCTGGTGTTGACGCTTCCTGAACTCAACCCCAGCTCTCTGTCTGAGGAGATGGTTAAAATGAACGTGGAAGATGTTTCCGACAACGGCAGTTACATgagcacctccaccagctctgacCGAGCAGCCTCACCTTTCACCTATGGCAGTCCCATCACGCTGAAGCACAAGAAGAAGGCAGGCCACAGTGCTCTGCGCTTCATCAGGCAGTACCCCTTTGCTCAGCAAGCCATCTTCTGCCTTCTGAGTGGAAGAACACTTGTGGTTCTGGGAGCTGACGAAGGCACAGTCAGGAAGCTGGTGAACGCCTTGCTGATTTTCATGCCAAACCTTGGCAAGTATGGCGAAGCAGTGCAGCCCTGGCTTTCCACATCTTTTCAGCTGAGTGACCTTCAGAGATGGAAACTCATTGGGTTGCAGAG ggTGGTTTCTCCAGCAGGTTCCAGCTTGCTCCATTCCCTGAGCCGCTACAGCCGATATATCGGCATTCTGGACTGTGACAACAAAACACTTCGATGCCCATCCTACAAAGGAACACTAATAGGGCACATGGCAGACCACAGGACACAGATCAAACGAGGGAGCACCTATTATCTCCACGTGCAGAGCGTATTAACTCAGCTTACAGCTAAGGCCTTTCTTTACACTTTTTGCCATCACCTTCACCTGCCCATCAGCACAGACCAGGACGCCGATTCCGTGGTCTTGCGGAGGACTAATTTCTTGTTGCAGCTCGGCTACACTGAAGAGGAGAGTAAAATAATCCGCTTCTTGAGTGAGCTCATCAAGCAACATTACCTTCAGGGGCCTTTAAAAGGGGTCAGCCAGAATTACTTTAGTTTCAGTTATACCACCAGCTATTTGTACAAAATCTGA